A window of Clostridium botulinum BKT015925 contains these coding sequences:
- a CDS encoding S8 family serine peptidase, whose translation MFSLKNKIDINLKDSIKNKLYKNYRVIIHCKSLQDKVEKKLKRYKCEIIRSIPSIGCICAYVSPTVIDRIIEYPQVDYVTFDSYAFLCGNSVLASNGIHFDISSKLSGKDICIGIVDTGVYPHADLKKPLDKITKFKDLINDFSYPYDDNGHGTFMSGIICGNGYSSEGVYKGIAEKSKIYMIKAFNNVGRGFISDILFSIDILICESTDYNIKIICLPFEIVEYNKFILSLFSKIFNLAVEKNITVIVPSGHKGNTENSLTGIALLPNCITIGGLDTTKDKKPYLMSSAGGKTKLEKPDLCAACVNICSLKSDTNYISERNGHKLYPKPLNEPYTLYTGTSCACAYISGLCALLYETNPNLTYKDTISLIKMSCNLLDMPKTIQGCGTVDLHKLFPNK comes from the coding sequence ATGTTTTCCTTAAAAAATAAAATAGATATAAACTTAAAAGACTCCATAAAAAATAAACTCTATAAAAATTATAGGGTTATTATTCACTGCAAATCTCTTCAAGATAAAGTTGAAAAAAAGCTTAAAAGATACAAATGTGAAATCATACGTTCCATTCCCTCCATTGGATGCATATGCGCCTATGTTTCTCCTACTGTAATCGATCGAATTATAGAATATCCTCAAGTAGATTATGTCACTTTTGACAGTTATGCTTTTTTGTGTGGCAATAGTGTACTTGCCTCTAATGGAATCCATTTTGATATAAGCTCTAAATTATCTGGTAAAGATATATGCATTGGCATTGTTGATACAGGTGTTTATCCACATGCTGATTTAAAAAAACCTTTAGATAAAATCACAAAATTTAAAGATTTAATTAATGATTTTTCTTATCCTTATGATGACAATGGTCATGGTACATTTATGAGTGGAATAATATGTGGCAATGGCTATAGTTCAGAAGGAGTATACAAGGGAATAGCTGAAAAAAGTAAGATTTATATGATAAAAGCATTTAATAATGTTGGACGTGGTTTTATATCAGATATTTTATTCTCTATAGATATATTAATATGTGAAAGTACAGATTATAACATAAAAATTATATGTCTTCCTTTTGAAATTGTGGAATATAATAAATTTATATTATCTTTATTTTCTAAAATTTTTAATCTTGCCGTAGAAAAAAATATAACTGTCATAGTCCCTAGCGGACATAAAGGAAATACTGAAAATTCATTAACTGGCATAGCCTTATTGCCAAATTGTATTACTATTGGTGGTCTTGACACAACTAAGGATAAAAAACCTTATTTGATGTCTTCTGCTGGTGGAAAAACAAAACTTGAAAAACCTGACCTTTGTGCCGCCTGCGTAAATATTTGCTCTTTAAAATCTGATACTAATTATATATCTGAGAGAAATGGTCATAAATTATATCCAAAACCTTTAAATGAACCTTATACGTTATATACCGGAACTTCTTGTGCTTGTGCATATATAAGCGGTTTATGCGCTTTGTTATATGAAACAAATCCTAACCTAACATATAAGGATACAATATCTTTAATTAAGATGTCATGTAATTTATTAGATATGCCAAAAACCATTCAAGGATGTGGCACTGTAGATTTGCACAAATTATTTCCTAATAAATAA
- a CDS encoding dicarboxylate/amino acid:cation symporter, protein MKRIGLLPRLILGIVLGIVLGFISKSTGVYSVARIFITFTDIFANFLKFIIPCIIVGFVAPSIAELGKKSGKLLAITAIIAYISTIISGIVAYLVGSSILPKVIKMGNIAGKSQIKIDPYFTIKIDPLMGVMTALVLAFMLGIGMSHIKGKNLLGVMRDFQGIVSLTVKKIIIPFVPLYITGIFVKLTILGEIFKTLKTFSSVYAILLVLQVVYVIIQYGLAFALSGKNPLKCLKNMIPSYFTALGTQSSAAAIPVNLQCVKKNGVSEEISDFVVPLCATIHLAGDTITLVLASMGVMLINGQSPTLGVMLPFILMLGITMVAAPGIPGGGVMAALGLLQDMLLFNSAQQGLMIALHAAQDSFGTATNVIGDGAIAIIVDYIANRQKKASTIIEPQIKEA, encoded by the coding sequence ATGAAGAGGATAGGCCTTTTACCAAGGTTGATTTTAGGGATAGTTTTAGGTATAGTACTAGGATTTATATCGAAAAGTACCGGTGTATATTCTGTAGCTAGAATTTTTATAACTTTTACGGATATATTTGCAAACTTTTTAAAATTTATAATACCATGTATAATAGTTGGGTTTGTTGCTCCAAGTATTGCTGAACTTGGGAAAAAGTCAGGAAAATTACTAGCTATAACTGCTATAATTGCATATATATCAACTATAATATCAGGAATTGTAGCATATTTAGTTGGATCATCAATACTTCCAAAGGTAATAAAGATGGGAAATATTGCTGGAAAATCACAAATAAAAATAGATCCTTATTTTACTATAAAAATAGATCCTTTAATGGGAGTTATGACAGCATTAGTTTTAGCATTTATGCTAGGAATAGGAATGTCTCATATAAAGGGTAAAAATCTATTAGGTGTAATGAGAGATTTCCAAGGAATAGTTTCGCTTACAGTTAAGAAAATTATTATACCATTTGTTCCGTTATACATAACAGGTATATTCGTAAAATTAACTATTTTAGGTGAGATATTTAAAACATTAAAAACTTTTTCTTCTGTGTATGCTATATTGTTAGTACTTCAGGTAGTATATGTAATAATTCAATATGGATTAGCTTTTGCGCTTAGTGGAAAGAATCCATTAAAATGTTTAAAAAATATGATTCCTTCATATTTTACAGCGCTTGGAACTCAATCATCAGCAGCAGCTATTCCAGTAAATTTACAATGTGTAAAGAAGAATGGGGTATCTGAAGAAATTAGTGATTTTGTTGTTCCATTATGTGCAACTATTCACTTAGCTGGAGATACAATAACTTTGGTATTGGCATCTATGGGAGTTATGCTTATTAATGGTCAAAGTCCTACTTTAGGAGTAATGCTACCTTTTATACTTATGCTTGGAATAACTATGGTAGCAGCACCAGGAATACCAGGTGGTGGAGTTATGGCGGCACTTGGATTACTTCAAGATATGTTATTATTTAACTCAGCACAACAAGGACTCATGATAGCATTACATGCAGCACAAGATAGTTTCGGAACTGCTACTAATGTAATTGGAGATGGAGCTATAGCAATTATAGTGGATTACATTGCAAATAGACAAAAGAAAGCATCAACAATAATAGAACCTCAAATTAAAGAAGCATAA
- a CDS encoding competence/damage-inducible protein A: protein MKAEILAVGTELLLGNIVNTNAQYISKRLADLGIYVYHQSVIGDNAERLKEAYDLAFKRADFVITTGGLGPTKDDLTKEIAFEYLEKDAILHEESLSRIKEFFRKIDRPMVESNKKQAYFPEDAIIMPNNKGTAPGCIIEHDKKILAVLPGPPREMKAMFEESLVPYLMKYQDAIFHSKTLRILGVGESSVAEILDDILENSKNPTVAPYAKDSEVTLRITAKANTKDEAEKLILPVENEIKRRLGIAVYADGDSTLEEVLGKMLVDNNITISTVESCTGGLLAGRIVNYPGISSVFNEGMITYSNEAKMKRIKVKKETLEKYGAVSSQTAAEMAEGIAKVTGSDIGISTTGLAGPGGGTKEKPVGLVYVGLYIKGDVKTKELHLVGDRQRVREHSVIRALEWLRRELIRKGIK from the coding sequence ATGAAAGCAGAAATACTAGCTGTAGGAACTGAATTGTTGCTTGGAAATATAGTAAATACTAATGCTCAATATATATCAAAACGTTTAGCTGATTTGGGTATTTATGTTTATCATCAATCAGTTATAGGTGATAATGCTGAGAGATTAAAGGAAGCTTATGACTTAGCTTTTAAAAGGGCGGATTTTGTAATAACTACAGGAGGGCTTGGACCCACTAAGGACGATTTAACAAAAGAGATTGCTTTTGAATATTTAGAAAAAGATGCAATATTACACGAAGAATCACTTTCTAGAATAAAGGAATTTTTTCGAAAGATAGATAGACCTATGGTAGAAAGTAATAAAAAACAAGCTTATTTTCCAGAGGATGCTATAATTATGCCTAATAACAAAGGTACAGCACCTGGATGTATTATAGAACATGATAAAAAGATTTTGGCAGTACTTCCGGGACCACCAAGAGAAATGAAAGCTATGTTTGAGGAAAGCTTAGTTCCATATCTTATGAAATATCAAGATGCAATATTTCATTCAAAAACTCTTAGAATATTAGGGGTTGGAGAAAGCTCAGTTGCTGAGATTTTAGATGACATACTAGAAAATTCTAAAAATCCAACAGTAGCACCTTATGCAAAAGATAGTGAGGTTACTTTAAGAATAACAGCTAAGGCAAATACAAAAGATGAAGCAGAAAAGTTAATTTTACCTGTGGAGAATGAGATTAAAAGAAGGCTTGGAATAGCAGTGTATGCTGATGGTGATAGTACATTAGAAGAAGTACTTGGGAAAATGCTTGTGGATAATAATATAACAATTTCTACAGTGGAATCTTGTACAGGAGGATTGCTTGCAGGAAGAATAGTTAATTATCCTGGAATTTCTTCTGTTTTTAATGAAGGAATGATTACTTATAGTAATGAAGCAAAGATGAAAAGAATAAAAGTTAAAAAAGAAACATTAGAAAAGTATGGTGCTGTAAGTAGTCAAACGGCAGCAGAAATGGCAGAAGGCATTGCAAAAGTTACTGGTAGTGATATTGGGATTTCAACTACTGGGCTTGCGGGTCCTGGTGGTGGAACAAAGGAAAAACCAGTTGGACTTGTGTATGTAGGACTTTATATAAAAGGTGATGTAAAAACAAAGGAATTACACTTAGTTGGAGATAGACAAAGGGTAAGAGAACATTCAGTTATAAGGGCCTTAGAGTGGTTACGTCGTGAGCTTATAAGAAAAGGCATAAAGTAA
- a CDS encoding amino acid ABC transporter permease: MEQVNEIKSFLDTYLPFFLNGAGITIILSLITVLLSSILGTVFALMKLSRIKILRAISTIFIEIVRGTPLLVQVYIFYYGIPEVLENIGVYLPQIDIMGNDFTGLSMIVITLALNSTAYVAEIIRGGIESINKGQIEAARSLGLTQSMAMRYVIIPQAIKNILPALGNEFITVIKESSIVSVVGIKELMFNAKTASGATLKVFTPYLAAAAIYFILTFTLSKLLGIFERRMKLSD, from the coding sequence ATGGAACAAGTAAATGAAATAAAAAGTTTTTTAGATACGTATTTGCCGTTTTTCTTGAACGGTGCTGGAATAACAATTATATTATCATTAATAACAGTATTATTATCATCTATATTAGGTACAGTATTTGCTTTAATGAAACTATCTAGAATTAAGATACTTAGGGCAATTTCCACTATATTTATAGAGATAGTAAGAGGAACCCCTCTTCTTGTACAAGTGTATATTTTTTATTACGGTATTCCGGAGGTTCTAGAAAACATAGGAGTGTATTTGCCTCAAATAGATATAATGGGAAATGATTTTACAGGACTTTCAATGATTGTTATAACACTTGCACTTAATAGTACAGCATATGTAGCAGAAATAATAAGAGGCGGAATAGAATCTATAAATAAAGGTCAAATAGAGGCAGCAAGATCACTTGGATTAACTCAAAGCATGGCAATGAGATATGTTATAATTCCTCAAGCTATAAAAAATATATTACCTGCTTTAGGAAATGAGTTTATTACAGTAATAAAAGAATCATCTATAGTATCTGTAGTTGGAATAAAAGAGCTTATGTTTAATGCAAAGACAGCGTCTGGTGCTACATTAAAAGTATTTACACCATATCTTGCAGCAGCAGCTATATACTTTATATTAACATTTACGCTTTCAAAATTATTGGGAATCTTTGAAAGGAGGATGAAGCTAAGTGATTAA
- a CDS encoding leukocidin family pore-forming toxin, producing the protein MLKLKKINSLILSSVLLLGMSINFSSIQANAIESTDHVKTYTSTDVTDNNYNHFKTTLSVTFIEDDFDNQLTALVSTEGSFIPSGLTRLTGSYYADMYWPSTYRTIIKSQDKNNSIKIAKSIPSNQIKTSRVSETMGYSIGGNISVEGNKDGGKASGGVSGSYNASRSVSYDQPEYNTLLKKDSKTAAEWQVSYNENKDGYNRNSSHGIYGNQLFMKSRLGNWGTTNLTDLNDLSSLITGGFSPKVVVALKAPKGTKTSGITVDYTRFNDKYSLKWDGAEWVGQNNDSVSLANTESTFLLDWENHTVKSLYN; encoded by the coding sequence ATGTTAAAATTGAAAAAAATAAATTCATTAATATTAAGCAGTGTATTATTATTGGGTATGAGTATTAATTTCTCTAGTATTCAAGCAAACGCTATTGAATCTACAGATCATGTGAAAACCTATACATCAACAGATGTAACTGATAATAACTATAATCACTTTAAAACTACACTATCAGTAACTTTCATAGAAGACGATTTTGATAATCAACTTACAGCCCTTGTTTCAACTGAAGGCTCATTTATACCTTCAGGATTAACACGATTAACTGGATCTTATTATGCAGACATGTATTGGCCATCAACATATCGTACAATTATTAAAAGCCAAGACAAAAATAATTCCATAAAAATCGCTAAAAGTATACCATCTAATCAAATTAAAACATCAAGGGTTTCAGAAACTATGGGATATTCAATCGGTGGAAATATTTCAGTAGAAGGAAATAAAGATGGTGGAAAAGCATCTGGAGGGGTATCTGGTTCTTATAATGCTTCTCGTTCTGTAAGTTATGATCAACCTGAATATAATACTTTACTAAAAAAAGATTCTAAAACTGCTGCTGAATGGCAAGTATCATATAACGAAAACAAAGATGGATATAATAGAAATTCATCACACGGAATTTATGGAAATCAACTTTTCATGAAATCAAGACTTGGTAATTGGGGTACAACTAACCTAACTGATTTAAATGATTTATCTTCATTAATTACAGGTGGTTTCTCTCCTAAGGTTGTAGTTGCACTTAAAGCACCAAAAGGAACTAAAACTTCTGGAATTACAGTTGATTATACTCGCTTTAATGATAAATACTCATTAAAATGGGATGGTGCTGAATGGGTAGGTCAAAATAATGACTCAGTTTCTTTAGCTAATACAGAATCAACATTTTTACTTGATTGGGAAAACCATACTGTTAAATCTTTATATAACTAA
- a CDS encoding DMT family transporter, with the protein MLGFIYSIVAGIFMSIQGVFNTRLSEKMGLWETNTLVQGVGFIITLIIMFFAGEGSIKNITSANKLYLLAAPLGVGITFTVMCGIGKLGPAYATSAILIAQLLFSGLIEGFGLFGTEKTQFGITKILGFIILIVGILVFKWEK; encoded by the coding sequence ATGCTTGGATTTATATATTCAATAGTAGCAGGCATTTTCATGAGTATTCAAGGTGTATTTAACACTAGGCTTAGTGAAAAGATGGGACTTTGGGAAACTAACACTTTAGTTCAAGGCGTTGGCTTTATAATAACTTTAATTATAATGTTTTTTGCAGGTGAAGGAAGTATAAAAAACATTACCTCTGCAAATAAACTATATCTTCTAGCAGCTCCTTTAGGTGTTGGAATTACTTTTACAGTTATGTGTGGTATTGGTAAACTGGGGCCTGCATATGCAACATCAGCAATTCTTATCGCTCAGCTTTTATTTTCAGGATTAATAGAAGGCTTTGGCTTATTTGGAACCGAAAAAACACAATTTGGAATTACTAAAATCCTTGGTTTTATCATTTTAATTGTAGGCATACTAGTTTTCAAATGGGAAAAATAA
- a CDS encoding transporter substrate-binding domain-containing protein, which yields MLKGKKLKFIICSLIVTMGVTLLVGCGNKDDGNKNQAKNMSKIEQIKKSGKLVLGTCADYPPYEVHKIKDGKDEIVGFDIELAKEIAKDLGVKLEIKDMDFDPLVLSVKSGKVDFVISGMNPTPAREKEIDFSKIYYKAKQSVIIRKDDKNKLTDLQSLSGKKIGAQITSLQEKIAKEDIKGANVISLGKVNELILGLKGKKTDAVIVEEPVAKAYVAKYPELMVANINVGKPNEGSAVGIQKGSKDFVDSVNKTIDRLNSKNEMQKMIDKASQESKDLVK from the coding sequence ATGTTAAAAGGAAAAAAATTAAAATTTATAATATGCAGTTTAATAGTAACAATGGGGGTAACATTATTAGTTGGATGTGGAAATAAAGACGATGGAAATAAAAATCAAGCTAAAAATATGTCAAAGATAGAACAGATAAAAAAATCTGGTAAGTTAGTACTTGGAACCTGTGCAGATTATCCACCTTATGAAGTACATAAGATTAAAGATGGAAAAGATGAAATAGTAGGCTTTGATATAGAACTTGCAAAAGAAATAGCAAAAGATTTAGGAGTAAAGTTAGAAATTAAGGATATGGATTTTGATCCATTAGTCTTATCCGTAAAATCAGGAAAGGTTGATTTTGTTATATCAGGAATGAATCCAACACCAGCAAGAGAAAAAGAAATAGATTTTTCTAAAATTTACTACAAGGCAAAACAAAGTGTAATTATTAGAAAAGATGATAAAAATAAATTAACAGATCTCCAAAGTTTATCAGGTAAAAAGATAGGTGCTCAAATAACTTCTCTTCAAGAGAAAATTGCAAAGGAAGATATAAAAGGAGCAAATGTAATTTCACTTGGAAAGGTTAATGAGCTTATATTAGGACTAAAAGGTAAAAAAACAGATGCTGTAATTGTAGAAGAACCAGTTGCAAAGGCTTATGTTGCAAAATATCCAGAGCTTATGGTTGCAAATATAAATGTTGGAAAACCTAATGAGGGTTCAGCAGTGGGAATTCAAAAAGGAAGTAAGGATTTTGTTGATTCAGTAAATAAGACTATAGATAGATTGAATTCTAAAAATGAAATGCAAAAAATGATTGATAAGGCATCTCAAGAATCAAAGGACTTAGTTAAGTAG
- a CDS encoding ATP-dependent DNA helicase has protein sequence MKEKDTIKVSVRNLVEFILRFGDLVSTFTGTSRNVDAIKVHQKLQKSGGEGYTPEVPLTYTVKKDDITLEIGGRADGIIKNDNNITIDEIKTTTRPLEFIDEDYNLIHWAQAKCYGFIYCKNNNLHSIDIQLTYYEMDTKEIKRFKKKFNFIELEEFFFQVVNKYIYWAKNLKEFINIRDRSIKKLSFPFKSYRKGQRKLAVSVYKTIVEGKKFFAEAPTGIGKTIATLFPSIKAMGEGYTSKIFYLTAKTITRTAAEKAIENMRNQGLKIKSVTLTAKDKVCFSKDKGCDPESCEFAKGHFDRINNAIYDIYKEDIFSREVIEKYSKKHKVCPFEFSLELCNVADCIICDYNYVFDPRVYLKQFFSDGKSDFTLLIDEGHNLVDRAREMFSAEINKKEILNLKKDTNKSAKTVSKVLNKINSFMIDLRKKCEVNSNILVSKDAHKEVIPHLREFSYVCEKWILENKNTNESFKEELLNFYFKVLAFIRTYEYYDKKYITYAEKVKDDVRLKLFCLDPSHLIEESMKKGRATIVFSATLMPMDYYIDILGGCQEDYRLKLQSPFNRENICLIMDNNISTKFKMREFTYDNIVSDIEGVIKSKIGNYLVFFPSYKYMNEVYDRFIENNIEAKVIRQEIYMSEEDREKFLDNFCENPKETLVSFAVMGGLFSEGIDLTHDRLIGTIIVSVGLPQVCLERNIISDYFKDKNGKGFEYAYMYPGMNKVMQAAGRVIRTEKDKGIILLIDERFRFKNYFDLFPREWRDIAQISGFQEVKDKVIDFWQK, from the coding sequence ATGAAAGAAAAAGATACTATTAAAGTCTCCGTTAGAAATTTAGTGGAATTTATACTGAGATTCGGAGATTTAGTTTCTACATTTACAGGAACTTCTAGAAATGTAGATGCTATAAAAGTACATCAAAAATTACAAAAATCAGGTGGAGAAGGATATACCCCAGAAGTTCCTCTTACTTATACAGTAAAGAAGGATGATATTACTCTAGAAATCGGTGGCCGAGCTGATGGGATTATTAAAAATGATAATAATATAACTATAGATGAAATAAAAACAACTACAAGACCATTGGAGTTTATAGATGAGGATTATAATTTAATACATTGGGCACAAGCAAAGTGTTATGGATTTATTTATTGTAAAAATAACAACTTACATAGTATAGATATTCAGCTTACTTATTACGAAATGGATACTAAAGAAATAAAGAGATTTAAGAAGAAGTTTAATTTTATAGAACTAGAAGAATTCTTCTTTCAGGTAGTAAATAAATATATTTATTGGGCTAAGAATCTAAAGGAGTTTATAAATATTAGAGATAGATCTATAAAAAAATTATCGTTTCCATTTAAGTCGTATAGAAAAGGGCAGAGAAAACTTGCAGTTAGTGTGTATAAGACTATTGTAGAGGGAAAAAAGTTTTTCGCAGAGGCACCAACTGGCATTGGAAAAACAATAGCTACACTTTTCCCAAGTATTAAGGCTATGGGAGAAGGATATACCTCAAAAATTTTCTATTTAACGGCTAAAACTATTACAAGAACTGCTGCGGAAAAGGCAATAGAAAATATGAGAAATCAAGGTCTTAAGATTAAAAGTGTTACACTTACAGCTAAAGATAAGGTTTGTTTTTCTAAGGATAAGGGATGTGATCCTGAGTCTTGCGAATTTGCAAAAGGGCATTTTGATAGAATAAATAATGCTATATATGATATTTATAAAGAAGATATATTCTCAAGAGAGGTTATAGAAAAGTATTCAAAAAAGCATAAGGTATGTCCTTTTGAATTTTCACTAGAACTATGTAATGTTGCTGATTGTATAATATGTGATTACAATTATGTTTTTGATCCTAGAGTATATTTGAAACAATTTTTTTCAGATGGAAAAAGTGATTTTACACTTTTAATTGATGAAGGACATAATCTTGTTGATAGGGCAAGGGAGATGTTCTCAGCAGAAATAAATAAAAAAGAAATATTAAATTTAAAAAAAGATACAAATAAATCGGCTAAAACAGTATCTAAAGTTTTAAATAAGATAAATTCATTTATGATAGACCTAAGAAAAAAATGTGAGGTTAACTCAAATATACTTGTAAGTAAGGATGCACATAAAGAAGTAATTCCTCATTTAAGAGAATTCTCATATGTTTGCGAAAAGTGGATATTAGAAAATAAAAACACAAATGAATCCTTTAAAGAAGAGTTATTAAACTTTTATTTTAAAGTTTTAGCTTTTATAAGAACATATGAATACTATGATAAGAAGTATATAACCTATGCTGAAAAAGTAAAAGATGATGTAAGGCTTAAACTTTTTTGTTTAGATCCTTCTCATTTAATAGAAGAGAGTATGAAAAAGGGTAGAGCTACTATAGTATTTTCAGCAACATTAATGCCTATGGATTATTACATAGATATTTTAGGGGGATGCCAGGAGGATTATAGATTAAAACTACAATCACCTTTCAATAGAGAGAATATTTGTCTTATAATGGACAATAATATATCCACGAAGTTTAAAATGAGAGAATTTACTTATGATAATATAGTAAGTGATATAGAAGGAGTTATTAAAAGCAAAATAGGTAATTATCTAGTGTTTTTTCCTTCATACAAATATATGAATGAAGTTTATGATAGATTTATAGAAAATAATATAGAAGCCAAGGTTATACGTCAAGAAATCTATATGAGTGAAGAGGATAGAGAAAAGTTTTTAGATAATTTTTGCGAAAATCCAAAGGAGACATTAGTTTCATTTGCTGTTATGGGAGGACTTTTTTCAGAAGGAATTGACTTAACTCACGATAGATTAATTGGAACTATAATAGTAAGTGTTGGATTACCACAGGTTTGCTTAGAAAGAAATATAATAAGTGATTATTTCAAAGATAAGAATGGTAAAGGATTTGAATATGCATACATGTATCCAGGAATGAACAAGGTTATGCAAGCTGCTGGAAGAGTAATAAGAACAGAAAAGGATAAAGGAATAATATTATTAATTGATGAGAGATTTAGATTTAAAAATTACTTTGATTTATTTCCAAGGGAATGGAGAGATATAGCACAGATAAGTGGATTTCAGGAAGTTAAAGATAAAGTAATAGACTTTTGGCAAAAATAA
- a CDS encoding amidase domain-containing protein codes for MIEYYRNKYKIKNLNLNYNRKLAKEYAEKYALKPNTSEYPYFEDNDCANFISQVIRAGGMPEEGTRWDKLESWFCRTTSTQDLNNISITWRAARYFRRYWGNENGLGANKATIYIESTAREVLYNFNEIYKFLKIGDVVQYGNANNKFPYHTQVIVDKGYNWLIGGNDLLMAQHTENGINISFYDYLSRFEDKDIKPVYIYKMKAD; via the coding sequence ATGATTGAATACTATAGAAACAAATACAAAATAAAAAATTTAAATTTGAATTATAATAGAAAATTAGCTAAGGAATATGCTGAAAAATATGCTTTAAAGCCTAATACTTCGGAGTATCCTTATTTCGAAGATAACGATTGTGCAAACTTTATTTCACAGGTGATAAGGGCTGGTGGTATGCCAGAAGAAGGAACTAGATGGGATAAATTAGAATCGTGGTTTTGTCGTACTACAAGTACACAGGATTTAAATAATATATCTATTACATGGAGAGCTGCAAGGTATTTTAGAAGATATTGGGGTAATGAGAACGGACTTGGAGCAAATAAAGCTACTATATATATAGAAAGTACAGCAAGAGAAGTATTGTATAATTTTAATGAAATATATAAGTTTTTAAAGATAGGGGATGTAGTTCAGTATGGAAATGCTAATAACAAATTTCCTTATCATACTCAAGTAATAGTGGATAAGGGGTATAACTGGTTAATAGGAGGAAATGATTTGCTTATGGCTCAGCACACAGAAAACGGAATCAATATATCTTTTTATGATTATTTGAGCAGGTTTGAGGATAAAGATATAAAGCCAGTATACATTTATAAAATGAAAGCAGATTAG
- a CDS encoding amino acid ABC transporter ATP-binding protein, translating to MIKVENLHKSFGKLEVLKGVNAHIKKGEVVVVIGPSGSGKSTFLRCLNLLEEPTSGDIIFEENSIISKKNDINIQRQKMGMVFQQFNLFPNLNILNNITLAPIKLNKLSKKEAEDVALKLLDSVGLKDKAKSYPNQLSGGQKQRIAIARALAMSPDVMLFDEPTSALDPEMVGEVLGVMKKLAKEGMTMVVVTHEMGFAREVADRVIFMDGGVVVEEGAPDDIFMYPKEERTKGFLSKVL from the coding sequence GTGATTAAGGTAGAAAATCTTCATAAAAGTTTCGGGAAACTAGAAGTTTTAAAAGGGGTAAATGCCCATATAAAAAAAGGTGAAGTTGTAGTAGTAATAGGACCATCTGGTTCAGGAAAAAGTACATTTTTGAGATGCCTTAATCTTTTAGAAGAACCTACTTCTGGAGATATAATTTTTGAAGAAAACTCTATTATATCAAAGAAAAATGACATAAATATCCAAAGGCAGAAGATGGGGATGGTATTTCAGCAGTTTAATCTTTTCCCCAATTTAAATATTTTAAATAATATAACATTAGCTCCAATTAAATTAAATAAACTTTCAAAGAAAGAGGCTGAAGATGTTGCTTTGAAGTTATTAGATAGTGTAGGACTTAAAGATAAGGCAAAAAGTTATCCAAATCAATTATCAGGAGGTCAAAAACAAAGAATAGCAATAGCAAGAGCTCTTGCTATGTCACCAGATGTAATGTTATTTGACGAGCCAACTTCAGCATTAGATCCAGAAATGGTTGGAGAAGTTTTAGGAGTAATGAAAAAACTTGCAAAAGAAGGAATGACGATGGTTGTTGTAACTCATGAAATGGGATTTGCAAGAGAGGTTGCTGATAGAGTAATATTTATGGACGGTGGGGTTGTAGTAGAAGAGGGAGCTCCAGATGATATATTTATGTATCCAAAAGAAGAAAGAACAAAAGGCTTTTTAAGTAAAGTTTTATAA